Proteins encoded within one genomic window of Deinococcus depolymerans:
- a CDS encoding Hsp20/alpha crystallin family protein produces MMRFDPFREIEELTQRMDRAFGQSASAPTRIAPPVDVHEDDQGLELTLDLPGIHPDQIQVEAENQTLTVQATRSYDRRDGRTAHRVERAYGTLARTFSVPAKYDLGKVEADFDHGTLTIRVPRSEAAQKRAITVRSAKVLDTDTPSA; encoded by the coding sequence ATGATGCGATTCGATCCCTTCCGTGAAATCGAGGAACTGACCCAGCGCATGGACCGCGCCTTCGGCCAGAGCGCCAGCGCCCCCACCCGCATCGCCCCGCCCGTCGACGTCCACGAGGACGACCAGGGCCTGGAACTCACCCTCGACCTGCCCGGCATCCACCCCGACCAGATCCAGGTCGAAGCCGAGAACCAGACCCTGACCGTGCAGGCCACCCGCAGCTACGACCGCCGCGACGGCCGCACCGCCCACCGCGTCGAACGCGCCTACGGCACCCTGGCCCGCACCTTCAGCGTGCCCGCCAAGTACGACCTCGGCAAGGTCGAGGCCGACTTCGACCACGGCACCCTGACCATCCGCGTGCCCCGCAGCGAGGCCGCCCAGAAACGCGCCATCACCGTCCGCAGCGCCAAGGTGCTCGACACCGACACGCCCAGCGCATAA
- the pyrR gene encoding bifunctional pyr operon transcriptional regulator/uracil phosphoribosyltransferase PyrR, translated as MTPKAIILTPDEVRRALTRIAHEIIERNKGAENLALIGVHTRGIPLARRLAEKLSALEGVDVPTGMLDITLYRDDLSEVAQQPIIRETQVPFDLRDRRVILVDDVLYTGRTVRAALDALIDLGRPAGIQLAVLVDRGHRELPIRADYVGKNLPTAASEVVKVKLQETDDVDSVELWDMEALR; from the coding sequence ATGACCCCCAAGGCCATCATCCTGACGCCCGACGAGGTCCGCCGCGCCCTGACCCGCATCGCGCACGAGATCATCGAACGCAACAAGGGCGCCGAGAACCTCGCCCTGATCGGCGTACATACCCGCGGCATCCCCCTGGCCCGCCGCCTCGCCGAGAAGCTCAGCGCCCTCGAAGGCGTGGACGTCCCCACCGGCATGCTGGACATCACCCTGTACCGCGACGACCTCAGCGAGGTCGCCCAGCAGCCCATCATCCGCGAGACACAGGTCCCCTTCGACCTGCGCGACCGCCGCGTGATCCTCGTGGACGACGTGCTGTACACCGGCCGCACCGTCCGCGCCGCGCTGGACGCCCTGATCGACCTCGGCCGCCCCGCCGGGATCCAGCTGGCCGTCCTCGTGGACCGCGGGCACCGTGAACTCCCGATCCGCGCGGACTACGTGGGCAAGAACCTCCCCACCGCCGCCAGCGAGGTCGTGAAGGTCAAACTCCAGGAAACCGACGACGTGGACAGCGTCGAACTGTGGGACATGGAGGCGCTGCGATGA
- a CDS encoding aspartate carbamoyltransferase catalytic subunit, producing the protein MNAPTSMGARPPHLLDFQDWTPERLKAILDNADTMLQVLDRPVKKVPALQGLTVCNAFFENSTRTRTSFELAARRMSADVLTFAAGASSVSKGESLRDTLEVLTSYKVDAYIVRHHAAGAAHLVARYSGKPVINAGDGRRAHPTQALLDAYTIRQEYGSLEGKKVAILGDVRHSRVARSNAELLPKLGAQVVLCGPATLLPPGLARMPGVTLTTDPKEAVRGAHAVMALRLQRERMSGGFLGSLQEYADTYQVNDTLLGEAESGAIVLHPGPMNRDLEISSDAADGPQSRILKQVENGQAIRMSVLYHLLVGRN; encoded by the coding sequence ATGAACGCCCCCACCAGCATGGGCGCCCGCCCACCCCACCTCCTGGACTTCCAGGACTGGACGCCCGAACGTCTGAAGGCCATCCTCGACAACGCCGACACCATGCTTCAGGTCCTCGACCGGCCCGTGAAGAAGGTCCCGGCCCTCCAGGGCCTGACGGTCTGCAACGCGTTCTTCGAGAACTCCACCCGCACCCGCACCTCCTTTGAACTGGCCGCCCGGCGCATGAGCGCCGACGTCCTCACGTTCGCAGCCGGGGCCAGCAGCGTCAGCAAGGGCGAAAGTCTGCGCGACACGCTGGAAGTCCTGACCTCCTACAAGGTCGACGCTTACATCGTCCGCCACCACGCCGCCGGCGCCGCGCATCTGGTGGCGCGCTACAGCGGCAAACCCGTCATCAACGCCGGGGACGGCCGCCGCGCCCACCCCACCCAGGCGCTGCTCGACGCGTACACCATCCGACAGGAATACGGCAGCCTGGAAGGCAAGAAGGTCGCCATCCTCGGCGACGTCCGCCACAGCCGCGTGGCGCGCAGCAACGCCGAACTGCTGCCCAAACTGGGCGCGCAGGTCGTCCTGTGCGGCCCCGCCACCCTCCTCCCCCCCGGCCTCGCCCGCATGCCCGGCGTGACCCTCACCACCGACCCCAAGGAAGCCGTGCGCGGCGCCCACGCCGTCATGGCCCTGCGCCTCCAGCGCGAACGCATGAGCGGCGGGTTCCTCGGCAGCCTCCAGGAATACGCCGACACCTACCAGGTGAACGACACCCTGCTGGGGGAAGCCGAGAGCGGCGCGATCGTCCTGCACCCCGGCCCCATGAACCGCGACCTGGAAATCAGCAGTGACGCCGCCGACGGCCCCCAGAGCCGCATCCTGAAACAGGTCGAGAACGGACAGGCCATCCGCATGAGCGTCCTGTACCACCTGCTCGTCGGACGGAACTGA
- a CDS encoding dihydroorotase, translating to MITITNIKRVGSEKTESVTIEGGLIKGWNIPEEGQVIDGQGGTVAPALIELHAHLREPGQTEKEDLSSGLAAAAAGGYGTVVSMPNTSPVVDDPAIVRSLIEKANSLGFARLRPAAALTKGQKGEELAELTYLKEAGAAMFTDDGRTNENARTLRLGLETAGSLGMVISVHAEDASLRADGVMNEGPVSEALGLPGNPAAAEAARVARDIEIVAGLHAQGVPARLHIQHLSTARALDLVRAAKAQGLPVTCEVCPHHLTLTDEALRSFDAIFKVAPPLRTQADADHLLEGLRDGSVDCLATDHAPHTRAEKERDLLDAPSGIAYIELAFPLMYTRFGETLGLDRILDLMTAAPARVMGWTEPTLDAGAKADLVVLDLTTERPVNPAEFRSKAKFTPWAGETLKGWPVLTVVDGRVAYQR from the coding sequence ATGATCACGATTACGAATATCAAGCGCGTCGGGTCGGAGAAGACCGAGAGCGTCACCATCGAGGGCGGCCTGATCAAGGGCTGGAACATTCCGGAAGAAGGGCAGGTCATTGACGGGCAGGGCGGCACGGTCGCGCCCGCGCTGATCGAGCTGCACGCGCACCTGCGCGAGCCGGGGCAGACGGAGAAGGAAGACCTGAGCAGTGGGCTGGCGGCGGCGGCGGCCGGTGGGTACGGCACGGTGGTCAGCATGCCGAACACCAGCCCGGTCGTGGACGACCCGGCGATCGTGCGCAGCCTGATCGAGAAAGCCAATAGCCTGGGCTTCGCACGCCTGCGTCCGGCGGCGGCGCTGACGAAGGGGCAGAAGGGTGAAGAACTGGCCGAACTGACCTACCTGAAGGAGGCGGGGGCGGCGATGTTCACGGATGACGGGCGCACGAACGAGAACGCCCGGACGCTGCGCCTGGGGCTGGAGACGGCCGGGAGTCTGGGCATGGTGATCAGCGTGCACGCCGAGGACGCCAGCCTGCGCGCGGACGGCGTGATGAACGAGGGGCCGGTCAGCGAGGCGCTGGGCCTGCCGGGCAACCCGGCGGCGGCCGAGGCGGCGCGCGTGGCGCGGGATATCGAGATCGTGGCGGGCCTGCACGCGCAGGGCGTTCCGGCGCGGCTGCACATCCAGCACCTGAGCACCGCGCGGGCGCTGGATCTGGTGCGGGCGGCGAAGGCGCAGGGCCTCCCGGTGACGTGTGAGGTCTGCCCGCACCACCTGACGCTGACGGACGAGGCGCTGCGTTCTTTTGACGCGATCTTCAAGGTCGCGCCGCCCCTGCGCACGCAGGCGGACGCCGATCATCTGCTGGAGGGGCTGCGGGACGGCAGCGTGGACTGCCTCGCCACCGATCACGCGCCGCACACCCGAGCGGAGAAGGAACGCGACCTGCTGGACGCGCCCAGCGGCATCGCGTACATCGAACTGGCGTTCCCGCTGATGTACACCCGCTTCGGCGAGACGCTGGGCCTGGACCGCATCCTGGACCTGATGACCGCCGCGCCCGCCCGCGTGATGGGCTGGACGGAACCCACCCTGGACGCGGGCGCGAAGGCCGATCTGGTCGTCCTCGACCTGACCACCGAACGCCCCGTGAACCCCGCCGAATTCAGGAGCAAGGCGAAATTCACGCCCTGGGCGGGCGAGACCCTGAAGGGCTGGCCCGTGCTGACGGTCGTGGACGGCCGGGTCGCGTACCAGCGGTAA
- a CDS encoding FAD-dependent oxidoreductase yields the protein MDLRSGRAFWPLTNGLMHTYPPLGGDETADVLVIGAGITGALLADSLSAAGLDVVVTDLRDAAFGSTSASTALLQYEIDTNLVDLIPMTGQADAERAYHLCRDAIDLVRDLTAELPDDCGFHERGSLYYASNRRDARMLAQEHAARTRAGLNVEHLDARSLKARFGITAPAALFSPDGGEVDPYRLAQHLLQRAHGRGARVYDRTEVTRLDEHRDQFTAHTDRNAKIQARWVVVATGYEAEKFLGKRLAQLKNSYALATEPIEQTDGELWPTGCLIWETARPYLYARTTGDGRVVIGGEDDDHHNPARRERALNGKQRRLERKLGKLLPHLQAETAFAWAGTFGETKDGLAYIGPRQKGDRLLFALGYGGNGITYSVQAARLLTDLIQGEENDDLRIFRLDR from the coding sequence ATGGATCTCCGCAGCGGACGCGCCTTCTGGCCCCTCACGAACGGCCTCATGCACACCTACCCGCCCCTGGGCGGCGACGAGACCGCCGACGTGCTCGTCATCGGGGCGGGCATCACGGGTGCGCTGCTCGCCGACTCGCTCAGTGCCGCCGGGCTGGACGTCGTCGTGACCGACCTGCGCGACGCCGCGTTCGGCAGCACCAGCGCCAGCACCGCCCTGCTGCAGTACGAGATCGACACGAACCTCGTGGACCTGATCCCCATGACCGGGCAGGCCGACGCGGAACGCGCCTACCACCTGTGCCGCGACGCCATCGACCTGGTCCGCGACCTGACCGCCGAACTGCCCGACGACTGCGGCTTCCACGAGCGCGGCAGCCTGTACTACGCCAGCAACCGCCGCGACGCCCGCATGCTCGCGCAGGAGCACGCCGCCCGCACCCGCGCCGGCCTGAACGTCGAACACCTCGACGCCCGCAGCCTGAAGGCCCGGTTCGGGATCACCGCGCCCGCCGCGCTGTTCAGCCCCGACGGCGGCGAGGTCGACCCGTACCGCCTCGCGCAGCACCTCCTGCAACGCGCGCATGGCCGGGGCGCGCGGGTGTACGACCGCACGGAAGTCACCCGCCTGGACGAGCACCGGGATCAATTCACCGCGCACACCGACCGGAACGCGAAGATCCAGGCCCGCTGGGTCGTGGTCGCCACCGGGTACGAGGCCGAGAAGTTCCTCGGGAAACGCCTCGCGCAGCTGAAGAACTCCTATGCGCTCGCCACCGAACCCATCGAGCAGACCGACGGGGAGCTGTGGCCCACCGGCTGCCTGATCTGGGAGACAGCCCGGCCGTACCTGTACGCCCGCACCACCGGGGACGGCCGCGTCGTCATCGGCGGCGAGGACGACGACCACCACAATCCCGCCCGCCGCGAACGCGCCCTGAACGGCAAGCAACGCCGGCTCGAACGCAAGCTCGGGAAGCTCCTGCCGCACCTGCAGGCCGAGACGGCCTTCGCCTGGGCCGGCACCTTCGGCGAGACCAAGGACGGCCTCGCGTACATCGGCCCCCGGCAGAAGGGCGACCGCCTGCTGTTCGCGCTCGGGTACGGCGGGAACGGCATCACGTACAGTGTGCAGGCCGCCCGCCTCCTCACGGACCTGATCCAGGGTGAGGAGAACGACGACCTGCGCATCTTCCGCCTGGACCGCTGA
- a CDS encoding M20 family metallopeptidase, with product MTATGDRVEELRGQLVAWRRHLHMHPEVGFEEHATAAYIEAELKKMPGLSVSRPTGTSVLAVLKGGRPGRTALLRADIDALPIHEENTFEFASTRPGVMHACGHDGHTAILLGVAQLLSADAGNVPGEIRMIFQHAEEIGPGGAEELVMNTPLMDGVDVVTGLHLNSQLPAGVVAVKPGAFMAAPDMLELTIRGRGGHGAHPEEAVDPIAVGAQVVTNLQHVVSRMVAAQDALVVSVTKFTSGTTHNVIPDTAELMGTVRTFDPALRERAPQLIERVVRGICDAHGATYELKYEFGYRPLINTDWVAAQLKDIALDVVGPDLYRDARPTMGGEDFSAYLEKAPGAYFNVGSGSDAQDSRWPHHHPRFTIDETSLETGVRMLHAAALRLTVPE from the coding sequence ATGACCGCAACAGGTGACCGGGTGGAGGAACTTCGTGGGCAGCTCGTGGCGTGGCGCCGGCACCTGCACATGCATCCCGAGGTCGGCTTCGAGGAACACGCGACCGCCGCGTACATCGAGGCCGAGCTGAAGAAGATGCCGGGCCTCAGCGTGTCGCGTCCCACCGGGACGAGCGTGCTGGCGGTCCTGAAGGGCGGGCGGCCGGGACGCACCGCGCTGCTGCGCGCCGACATCGACGCGCTGCCCATCCACGAGGAGAACACCTTCGAGTTCGCCTCGACCCGGCCCGGCGTGATGCACGCCTGCGGGCACGACGGGCACACCGCGATCCTGCTGGGCGTGGCGCAGCTGCTGTCCGCCGACGCGGGCAACGTGCCGGGCGAGATCCGAATGATCTTCCAGCACGCCGAGGAGATCGGCCCCGGCGGCGCCGAGGAACTGGTCATGAACACCCCCCTGATGGACGGCGTGGACGTCGTCACGGGCCTGCACCTGAACAGCCAGCTGCCGGCCGGGGTGGTGGCCGTCAAGCCCGGGGCGTTCATGGCCGCGCCGGACATGCTGGAACTCACGATCCGCGGGCGGGGCGGGCACGGCGCGCACCCGGAGGAAGCCGTGGACCCCATCGCGGTGGGCGCGCAGGTCGTCACGAACCTCCAGCATGTCGTGAGCCGCATGGTGGCCGCGCAGGACGCGCTGGTGGTCAGCGTCACGAAGTTCACGAGCGGCACCACGCACAACGTCATTCCCGACACGGCCGAACTGATGGGCACGGTCCGCACCTTCGACCCGGCGCTGCGCGAGCGGGCGCCGCAGCTGATCGAGCGGGTGGTCAGGGGCATCTGTGACGCGCACGGCGCGACGTACGAACTGAAGTACGAGTTCGGGTACCGCCCGCTGATCAACACCGACTGGGTGGCGGCGCAACTGAAAGACATCGCGCTGGACGTGGTGGGGCCGGACCTGTACCGGGACGCGCGCCCCACCATGGGCGGCGAGGACTTCAGCGCGTACCTGGAAAAAGCCCCGGGCGCGTACTTCAACGTCGGCTCGGGCAGTGACGCTCAGGACAGCCGCTGGCCGCACCACCACCCGCGCTTCACGATCGACGAGACCAGCCTGGAAACCGGGGTGCGGATGCTGCACGCCGCCGCGCTGCGCCTGACCGTTCCGGAGTGA
- the sufU gene encoding Fe-S cluster assembly sulfur transfer protein SufU — MTVLPETVARQIIADHQRHPRHTGPLSGVQGVTLDNPGCGDQVTVWADVQEGRIAGLTFTGQGCAISQSSASLMTVALTGKTVPEAHALAGQFRAMVMGEAPGDPQLGDLLALSGVSRLHARRKCALLAWRALERTLGTSSAPA; from the coding sequence GTGACCGTGCTGCCCGAGACGGTCGCCCGCCAGATCATCGCCGACCACCAGCGCCACCCGCGTCACACCGGGCCGCTGAGCGGCGTCCAGGGGGTCACGCTGGACAACCCGGGCTGCGGGGATCAGGTGACCGTCTGGGCCGACGTGCAGGAGGGCCGGATCGCGGGCCTGACCTTCACGGGGCAGGGCTGCGCGATCAGTCAGAGCAGCGCCAGCCTGATGACCGTCGCCCTGACCGGGAAGACCGTACCCGAGGCCCACGCCCTGGCCGGGCAGTTCCGCGCGATGGTCATGGGCGAGGCGCCGGGCGACCCGCAACTGGGCGACCTGCTGGCCCTCTCGGGCGTCAGCCGCCTGCACGCGCGGCGCAAGTGCGCGCTGCTGGCGTGGCGGGCGCTGGAGCGGACGCTCGGCACCAGCAGCGCGCCCGCCTGA
- a CDS encoding HD domain-containing phosphohydrolase, with the protein MLLNFCLLLTCTFLLSLTYRKWPLPERRSEHALRVGLAAVTSVLLLLYTQPTGPYKIDLRFVPLALVTLRYGVAPGLFVAAAPVALRLMESELGGLTALVNALSVVGLSGVLRGHLNFRALTRADVWKVPVPYLGVGLLMFFTPHPPNVSPWVLYPGMLALHSLSTLAVLGVVNARLRLLRVTSELERQVLTDELTGLGNRSRFDRDLARLETGAQLVMLDVDNFRSLNERHGTPVGDRALRYIGQVMHDVAPHAAYRLSGEEFALLLNVGGEAQARALVERLQAQIAEPGGLPWASLTLSAGMATRLLRETPGELTHRADEALYLAKTNGRNRLVVSQYSARRTSTEGPLPDIRPRYSLWQAQRTTVNLLTQRRTLTDDDWHELLRLAVETVDGVEAGTLNIREGSAFRVCASEGYGEGLTGLSLSERSQLKWYGGSLQDWLAGRPRVIRLGEIQRAWASADEAHQPGQERTFAQVGRRDQLRANLCFPVVLGGEVIAHLNLDSLSTEDVFTPAVMQDAGVFAQQIAALLQLQERWRELEQLARLHGDLSLSLDDDAIAGHLTDTAHALLRTSYTVLLRYDAAQDMLISAARAGSTQPDGPPVRLRRGEGMSWQALETGQVQRVADIMTTPGAYRPENLEPDRRALMAVPLLSHQRQPLGVLCLLRSEHRPFQASDEALAAMLASVGTRVMERSTHLNDLRATLEASLNTLGVALEARDFETQGHTQRVRDLALMMGAALHLPDDQMTALRHGATLHDIGKLCIPDAVLLKPGRLTPDERAVVEQHAPLGADLVARIPFLHPEAHHVVRHHHERWDGAGYPDRLAADRIPLLARIFALCDVYDALISVRPYKAALTHAQALDIIREGRGTQFDPALTDLFCQLVRAEDAAGVSLPAGTDGPSPVGSGPAPVRSG; encoded by the coding sequence GTGTTACTGAATTTCTGCCTGCTGCTGACCTGCACGTTTCTGCTGAGCCTCACGTACCGCAAGTGGCCGTTGCCGGAGCGCCGCTCGGAACACGCCCTGCGCGTGGGGCTGGCGGCGGTGACGTCCGTGCTGCTGCTGCTGTACACGCAGCCCACCGGACCGTACAAGATCGACCTGCGGTTCGTGCCGCTGGCGCTGGTCACCCTGCGGTACGGCGTCGCGCCGGGCCTGTTCGTGGCGGCCGCGCCGGTCGCGCTGCGCCTGATGGAATCCGAACTGGGCGGCCTGACGGCGCTCGTGAACGCCCTGAGCGTCGTGGGCCTGTCCGGTGTCCTGCGCGGGCACCTGAACTTCCGGGCCCTGACCCGCGCGGACGTCTGGAAGGTGCCCGTGCCGTACCTGGGTGTGGGCCTGCTGATGTTCTTCACGCCGCACCCACCCAACGTGTCCCCGTGGGTGCTGTACCCCGGGATGCTCGCCCTGCACTCGCTGTCGACGCTGGCGGTGCTGGGCGTCGTGAACGCCCGGCTGCGGCTGCTGAGGGTCACGTCCGAACTGGAACGGCAGGTGCTGACCGACGAACTGACCGGCCTGGGGAACCGCTCGCGGTTCGACCGGGACCTCGCGCGGCTGGAGACCGGCGCGCAACTCGTGATGCTGGACGTGGACAACTTCCGCTCCCTGAACGAGCGGCACGGCACGCCCGTGGGCGACCGGGCGCTGCGGTACATCGGGCAGGTCATGCATGACGTCGCCCCGCACGCCGCGTACCGCCTGAGCGGCGAGGAGTTCGCGCTGCTGCTGAACGTCGGCGGTGAGGCCCAGGCGCGCGCACTGGTCGAGCGTCTGCAGGCGCAGATCGCGGAGCCCGGCGGACTGCCCTGGGCGAGCCTGACCCTGTCGGCCGGCATGGCAACCCGCCTGCTGCGCGAGACGCCGGGGGAACTGACGCACCGCGCCGACGAGGCGCTGTACCTCGCCAAGACGAACGGCCGCAACCGACTGGTCGTCAGTCAGTACAGCGCGCGGCGCACCAGCACCGAGGGACCGCTGCCGGACATCCGGCCCCGGTACTCGCTGTGGCAGGCGCAGCGCACGACCGTGAACCTGCTCACGCAGCGCCGCACCCTGACCGATGACGACTGGCACGAACTGCTGCGGCTGGCCGTCGAGACGGTGGACGGCGTGGAGGCCGGCACGCTGAACATCCGCGAGGGCAGTGCGTTCCGCGTGTGCGCTTCCGAGGGGTACGGCGAGGGCCTGACAGGCCTGAGTCTCAGCGAGCGCTCGCAACTGAAATGGTACGGCGGCAGCCTGCAGGACTGGCTGGCCGGAAGGCCGCGCGTGATCCGCCTGGGCGAGATCCAGCGGGCCTGGGCGTCCGCCGACGAGGCGCACCAGCCGGGCCAAGAGCGGACCTTCGCGCAGGTGGGGCGGCGTGACCAGCTGCGCGCGAACCTGTGCTTCCCCGTCGTCCTGGGCGGCGAGGTGATCGCGCACCTGAACCTCGACTCGCTGAGCACCGAGGACGTGTTCACGCCCGCCGTCATGCAGGACGCCGGGGTGTTCGCGCAGCAGATCGCGGCGCTGCTGCAACTTCAGGAACGCTGGCGGGAACTCGAGCAGCTGGCCCGCCTGCACGGTGACCTCAGCCTCAGCCTGGACGACGACGCCATCGCCGGCCACCTGACCGATACCGCGCACGCCCTGCTGCGCACGAGTTACACCGTCCTGCTGCGCTACGACGCCGCGCAGGACATGCTGATCAGCGCGGCCCGCGCCGGGTCGACCCAGCCGGACGGCCCGCCGGTGCGGCTCAGGCGCGGGGAGGGCATGTCCTGGCAGGCGCTGGAGACCGGGCAGGTGCAGCGCGTGGCGGACATCATGACCACGCCCGGCGCCTACCGACCGGAGAACCTCGAACCGGACCGCCGGGCCCTGATGGCCGTGCCGCTGCTGTCGCACCAGCGTCAGCCGCTGGGCGTGCTGTGCCTGCTGCGCAGCGAGCACCGGCCCTTCCAGGCGAGTGACGAGGCGCTGGCCGCCATGCTCGCCAGCGTCGGCACGCGCGTCATGGAGCGCAGCACGCACCTGAACGACCTGCGCGCCACGCTGGAAGCCTCGCTGAACACGCTGGGCGTGGCGCTCGAAGCGCGTGATTTCGAGACGCAGGGGCACACCCAGCGCGTCCGGGACCTGGCCCTGATGATGGGCGCGGCCCTGCACCTCCCGGACGATCAGATGACGGCCCTGCGGCACGGCGCGACCCTGCACGACATCGGCAAGCTGTGCATTCCCGACGCCGTGCTGCTGAAACCCGGCCGGCTCACCCCGGACGAGCGCGCCGTCGTCGAGCAGCACGCCCCACTCGGCGCGGACCTGGTGGCCCGCATTCCGTTCCTGCACCCCGAGGCGCACCACGTGGTCCGGCACCACCATGAACGCTGGGACGGCGCGGGCTACCCGGACCGGCTGGCGGCCGACCGGATTCCCCTGCTGGCCCGCATCTTCGCGCTGTGCGACGTGTACGACGCCCTGATCAGCGTCCGGCCCTACAAGGCCGCCCTGACGCACGCGCAGGCGCTGGACATCATCCGCGAGGGGCGGGGCACGCAGTTCGATCCTGCCCTGACGGACCTGTTCTGCCAGCTGGTACGCGCGGAGGACGCCGCCGGGGTGAGTCTCCCGGCCGGAACGGACGGGCCGAGCCCCGTCGGCAGCGGGCCGGCACCGGTCCGTTCCGGCTGA
- the folE gene encoding GTP cyclohydrolase I FolE, giving the protein MTIETVISAADEKQEVPGLSALTHSWLSAIGEDPDREGLLKTPHRVAKAWGFLTAGYQKTLHEAVGDAVFAADGSEMVIVKDIEFYSMCEHHMLPFYGRAHIAYIPDGQILGLSKFARIVDLYSRRLQVQERITTQVADAVQELLAPKGVAVVMEGVHLCMAMRGVQKQNSSTSTSAMRGLFKSDPRTRAEFMSAVQTTLRSR; this is encoded by the coding sequence TTGACGATTGAAACCGTGATCAGCGCCGCTGACGAGAAGCAGGAAGTGCCGGGCCTGAGCGCCCTGACCCACAGCTGGCTGAGTGCCATCGGGGAGGACCCCGACCGTGAAGGTCTGCTGAAGACGCCGCACCGCGTGGCGAAAGCCTGGGGGTTCCTGACCGCCGGGTACCAGAAGACGCTGCACGAGGCGGTGGGTGACGCCGTGTTCGCCGCGGACGGCAGCGAGATGGTGATCGTGAAGGACATCGAGTTCTACTCCATGTGCGAGCACCACATGCTGCCCTTCTACGGCCGGGCGCACATCGCGTACATTCCGGACGGGCAGATTCTGGGCCTGAGCAAGTTCGCGCGGATCGTGGACCTGTACTCGCGGCGCCTGCAGGTGCAGGAGCGCATCACGACGCAGGTGGCGGACGCCGTGCAGGAACTGCTGGCACCCAAGGGCGTGGCGGTCGTCATGGAGGGCGTGCACCTGTGCATGGCCATGCGCGGCGTGCAGAAGCAGAACAGCAGCACGAGTACGAGCGCCATGCGCGGCCTGTTCAAGAGCGACCCGCGCACCCGCGCGGAGTTCATGAGCGCCGTGCAGACCACCCTGCGTTCCCGCTGA